Proteins encoded within one genomic window of Dehalococcoidia bacterium:
- a CDS encoding glycerol-3-phosphate acyltransferase, translating to MVTLIFLIIAFFSGAIPFSIIFTKILSGKDVREVGDNNPGAVNAWKTGGALIGMSVMFVEFLKAILPIWLAYQYFDISGYDLVLVSAMPILGHSFSPFLKFKGGKALAVTAAMWLALFNVESALIIFGLLAIMYTIQKNDAWTVNIVHLGFFIYGMTTNISNEHISNSQFMFLWIFASLVMVYNHRKELQSPPNFKRVKDLFGVKYD from the coding sequence ATGGTAACTTTAATATTTTTAATAATAGCCTTTTTTAGTGGTGCAATTCCATTCTCTATAATATTTACCAAAATTTTATCCGGAAAAGATGTAAGAGAAGTTGGAGATAACAATCCTGGAGCTGTAAATGCCTGGAAAACAGGAGGAGCTCTAATAGGAATGTCTGTTATGTTTGTAGAATTCCTTAAGGCCATATTACCTATTTGGCTTGCTTATCAATATTTCGATATTAGTGGTTATGATTTAGTTTTAGTTTCAGCAATGCCAATACTAGGTCATTCATTCTCACCTTTTTTAAAATTTAAAGGAGGTAAAGCTTTAGCAGTTACTGCTGCTATGTGGCTGGCTTTATTTAATGTTGAATCAGCTCTGATAATATTCGGATTGTTAGCAATAATGTATACAATCCAAAAAAATGATGCATGGACAGTAAATATAGTTCATTTAGGATTTTTTATCTATGGAATGACAACTAATATATCCAATGAACATATCTCAAATTCTCAGTTTATGTTTTTGTGGATATTTGCAAGTCTAGTTATGGTTTATAATCATAGAAAAGAATTACAATCTCCCCCAAATTTCAAAAGAGTAAAAGATCTTTTTGGAGTAAAGTATG
- a CDS encoding PstS family phosphate ABC transporter substrate-binding protein, with product MKNLFKKHLSVYIFIILIMIFGCSTEENTSDSDLSGTIEIDGSSTVFPITVAAAEIFRESNPGVQIPVGISGTGGGMKRFVVGETAISNASREIKDKEAALALENGIEFTELEVAYDGLSVVVNKSNDWIDCITTKELNLIWDQGSTINNWNQVRSSFPDKEMSLYGPGTDSGTFDYFTDVINGEEGKTRADYTPSEDDNVLVMGVSGDKGSIGYFGYAYYIENEDQLKVLSVDGGTGCIAPSEQTINDSSYAPLSRPMYIYVNNSDLSKPEVYEFVKFYLENGKMLSEEGGYVALPEANYNESLSEIAEYK from the coding sequence ATGAAAAATTTATTTAAAAAACATTTATCAGTTTATATTTTTATTATTTTGATCATGATTTTTGGGTGTTCAACTGAAGAAAATACTTCTGATTCGGATCTTTCTGGGACTATAGAAATTGATGGATCATCAACAGTTTTTCCAATTACTGTTGCTGCTGCTGAAATATTCAGAGAGTCTAATCCAGGGGTACAAATTCCTGTTGGTATTTCAGGTACAGGTGGAGGTATGAAAAGATTCGTTGTTGGAGAAACAGCTATATCTAATGCTTCGCGAGAAATAAAAGATAAAGAAGCTGCTCTTGCCTTAGAAAATGGAATAGAATTTACTGAATTAGAAGTTGCATATGATGGACTATCAGTTGTTGTAAATAAATCTAATGACTGGATTGATTGTATTACAACAAAAGAATTAAATCTTATTTGGGACCAAGGTTCAACTATAAATAACTGGAATCAAGTACGATCAAGTTTCCCCGATAAGGAAATGAGTTTGTATGGACCTGGAACAGACTCAGGAACTTTTGATTATTTTACAGATGTTATAAATGGAGAAGAGGGTAAAACTAGAGCTGATTACACACCATCTGAAGATGATAATGTTTTAGTAATGGGTGTGTCTGGGGATAAAGGTTCTATTGGATACTTTGGATATGCATACTACATAGAAAATGAGGATCAATTAAAAGTTCTGAGTGTGGATGGAGGAACTGGATGCATAGCTCCAAGTGAACAAACAATTAATGATTCATCATATGCTCCTTTATCAAGACCGATGTACATATATGTCAATAATTCTGACCTATCAAAGCCTGAAGTATATGAATTTGTAAAGTTTTATCTAGAAAATGGAAAAATGCTTTCTGAAGAAGGTGGATATGTTGCTCTTCCTGAAGCTAATTATAATGAAAGTTTATCTGAAATTGCAGAGTATAAATAA